A part of Aquibium oceanicum genomic DNA contains:
- a CDS encoding IS3 family transposase (programmed frameshift) codes for MSKTTNKFSPEVRQRAVRLVLDHEHEHPSRWAAIMSISGKIGCTGQTLNEWVKKAEVDAGKRAGVPADMAAKLKALERENRELRQANEILRKASAYFCPGGARPPIQTMIAFIDDHREAYGVEPICKVLPIAPSTYHHHVAKRANPEKLSARAKRDLELKPEIERVFTENFEVYGARKVWRQMLREGFGVARCTVERLMADVGLHGVIRGKPIRTTVQDKAAPCPRDHVNRVFHAPAPNRLWLSDFTYVSTWSGFVYVAFVIDAYARRIVGWRVSRTAHASFVLDALEQALHERRPIHRGGLVHHSDRGSQYVSIRYTERLAEAGIEPSVGSIGDSYDNALAETINGLYKAEVIHRRGPWRSFEAVEFATLNWVDWFNNRRLLEPIGNIPPAEAEARYYAMLEEPAMAA; via the exons TGAGCAAGACGACGAACAAGTTTTCCCCGGAAGTACGCCAGCGAGCCGTGCGGCTGGTGCTGGATCACGAGCATGAACACCCCTCCCGCTGGGCGGCGATCATGTCGATCTCGGGCAAGATCGGCTGCACGGGCCAGACGCTGAACGAGTGGGTGAAGAAGGCCGAGGTGGATGCCGGCAAGCGGGCCGGTGTGCCGGCGGACATGGCGGCCAAGCTGAAGGCCCTGGAACGGGAGAACCGAGAACTTCGGCAGGCCAACGAGATCCTGCGCAAGGCGTCGGCGTATT TTTGCCCAGGCGGAGCTCGACCGCCCATTCAAACGATGATCGCGTTCATCGACGATCACCGCGAGGCGTATGGGGTCGAGCCGATCTGCAAGGTGCTGCCGATCGCCCCGTCGACCTACCACCACCATGTCGCCAAGCGCGCCAATCCCGAGAAGCTGTCGGCGCGGGCGAAGCGGGACCTGGAGCTCAAGCCCGAGATCGAGCGCGTCTTCACCGAGAACTTCGAGGTGTATGGTGCGCGCAAGGTCTGGCGTCAGATGCTGCGCGAAGGCTTCGGCGTTGCGCGCTGCACAGTCGAGCGGCTAATGGCCGACGTGGGCCTACACGGCGTCATCCGCGGCAAGCCGATCCGCACCACGGTCCAGGACAAGGCCGCGCCATGTCCACGCGACCATGTGAACCGGGTCTTCCATGCCCCGGCGCCGAACAGGCTCTGGCTCTCGGACTTCACCTACGTCAGCACCTGGTCGGGCTTCGTCTACGTGGCCTTCGTGATCGACGCCTATGCGCGTCGCATCGTCGGCTGGCGGGTGAGCCGGACGGCGCATGCGAGCTTCGTTCTCGATGCTCTTGAACAGGCCCTGCACGAGCGGCGGCCCATTCATCGCGGTGGCCTGGTGCATCATTCGGACAGGGGATCTCAATATGTCAGCATCCGCTACACAGAGCGTTTGGCCGAGGCGGGCATCGAGCCTTCCGTCGGAAGTATCGGCGACTCCTACGACAACGCTCTCGCCGAAACCATCAACGGCCTCTACAAGGCCGAGGTGATCCATCGGCGCGGACCCTGGCGCTCCTTCGAGGCCGTCGAGTTCGCAACGCTGAACTGGGTCGACTGGTTCAACAATCGCCGGCTGCTGGAGCCCATCGGCAACATCCCGCCGGCCGAAGCCGAGGCACGCTACTACGCCATGCTGGAAGAACCGGCCATGGCAGCGTGA
- a CDS encoding DUF7227 family protein, which produces MPVVTSSADTCPDSCPLKAKGCYALTGPLKLHWDKVTSGERGTDLDEALKPIRKLNRGALWRWGQAGDLPGKGDVIDHEAMRKIATVNRGKRAIVFTHKPPTPENLAILREVSEKGLNVNLSADNLEEADELADLGLPVVTVLSSEHGRKSAEPLGPFRERLRLLPRRTPKGRKIAVCPAIYADISCTECGVCADGDRKGVIIGFPAHGALKRHVDNVWCSGNP; this is translated from the coding sequence ATGCCCGTCGTGACGAGTTCCGCCGACACCTGCCCCGACAGTTGCCCTTTGAAAGCAAAGGGTTGCTATGCACTCACCGGCCCGCTTAAGCTACACTGGGATAAAGTGACGTCAGGTGAGCGGGGTACCGACCTGGACGAGGCTCTGAAGCCGATCCGAAAGCTGAACCGCGGCGCCTTGTGGCGCTGGGGCCAAGCCGGTGATCTTCCCGGGAAGGGTGACGTCATCGACCACGAAGCGATGCGCAAGATCGCCACAGTGAACCGGGGGAAGCGAGCAATCGTATTCACCCACAAACCCCCAACGCCAGAGAACCTGGCGATTTTGCGTGAGGTCTCCGAGAAGGGGCTGAACGTCAATCTCTCCGCCGACAACCTGGAGGAGGCCGATGAGCTGGCCGATTTGGGTCTGCCGGTTGTCACAGTGCTGAGCTCGGAGCATGGCCGCAAATCTGCCGAGCCACTAGGCCCTTTCCGCGAGCGATTACGATTATTGCCACGCCGGACCCCCAAGGGCCGGAAAATTGCGGTCTGTCCGGCAATCTATGCCGACATCAGCTGTACGGAGTGCGGTGTCTGCGCTGACGGCGATCGCAAGGGTGTCATCATCGGGTTTCCTGCCCATGGCGCGCTGAAACGCCATGTCGATAACGTCTGGTGTTCGGGAAACCCCTAG